In Rhinatrema bivittatum chromosome 1, aRhiBiv1.1, whole genome shotgun sequence, a single genomic region encodes these proteins:
- the LOC115096858 gene encoding olfactory receptor 1468-like codes for MEQRNQTAVTEFLLLGLTEHAELRGPLFVIFLAMYLMNLLGNGTMISVIAGNSQLHTPMYFFLCNLSFVDMCFSSVTVPKMLSNLISDKNIISFSECIAQLYFFIAFATTECVLLSVMAYDRYVAICNPLHYVTIMNKKVWASMLAASFIICFLHALLHTLLVYRLSFCSSNKIQHFFCDITPLLQLSCTDTSINELVIFTQGSLVVILPFLIILISYIRIINSILKIPSAGGRYKTFSTCSSHLTVVFLFYGTLTFMYFRPSSSYSLEKDKTTTVVYNVVSPMLNPFIYSLRNRDVKMALKKALKTKVSCCK; via the coding sequence ATGGAACAGAGGAACCAGACGGCTGTGACAGAAtttcttctcctgggcctcacagAACATGCAGAGCTGAGAGGTCCCCTCTTCGTCATATTCCTGGCCATGTACTTGATGAACCTGCTGGGGAATGGAACCATGATCTCAGTGATTGCTGGGAACTCCCAGCTCCAtacccccatgtatttcttcctctGTAACTTGTCCTTTGTGGACATGTGTTTCTCCTCCGTCACTGTCCCCAAAATGTTAAGCAACCTCATCTCTGACAAGAACATCATCTCTTTTTCTGAGTGTATAGCCCAGCTCTATTTCTTCATTGCTTTTGCAACAACAGAATGTGTGCTCCTGTCAGTCATGGCATATGACCGTTATGTTGCCATCTGTAATCCATTGCATTATGTCACAATTATGAACAAAAAAGTATGGGCAAGCATGTTGGCTGCTTCTTTCATCATTTGCTTTCTGCATGCTTTGCTACACACACTGTTGGTATACCGGCTCTCCTTTTGCAGCTCCAACAAGATTCAACACTTCTTCTGTGACATCACACCACTATTACAGCTCTCCTGCACAGACACCTCCATCAATGAGCTGGTGATTTTCACGCAAGGCTCACTGGTAGTAATACTGCCCTTCCTGATCATCCTGATCTCTTACATCCGTATCATTAATTCTATCCTAAAGATCCCATCTGCTGGTGGAAGATATAaaaccttctccacctgctcctctcaTCTCACTGTCGTGTTCCTTTTCTATGGGACACTTACTTTCATGTATTTTAGACCTTCTTCCAGCTATTCATTGGAAAAGGACAAGACCACTACTGTTGTGTACAACGTGGTGTCTCCCATGCTTAACCCATTCATCTACAGCCTGAGAAACAGGGATGTAAAGATGGCACTGAAGAAAGCCCTAAAGACAAAAGTGTCTTGTTGCAAATGA